The following proteins are encoded in a genomic region of Bacteroidota bacterium:
- a CDS encoding NAD-dependent epimerase/dehydratase family protein, which translates to MIVLITGVAGFVGSNLAKKLLEENCTVIGIDNLSYGYLSNLKAIEKNPKFTFILGDIANPLILKDHKADVIVHLASQKIPRYTNALRTLDENYLMLRNVVHKCILDKSKIVFASTSDVYGKNPNVPFSEESDLVLGPTTVKRWAYASSKLYGEQYIIANNDEYGLDYTIMRFFGSYGPNQNTTWWGGPQAVFIQNFLEKKPIEIHGDGTQTRTFTYIEDTIQGIVKCVLDKRSNNSIYNIATNPTEEITIVELAKLIWKLMGNEESSVPLSFIPYSTFGKYEDVLRRVPDITKIKTELDFNPKYSLAEGLAKTIKWQQELFNQK; encoded by the coding sequence ATGATTGTTTTAATTACCGGGGTAGCAGGATTTGTTGGATCTAATCTTGCAAAAAAACTTTTAGAAGAAAACTGTACTGTTATAGGAATAGATAACTTGAGTTATGGCTATTTAAGTAATCTTAAAGCAATAGAGAAGAATCCTAAATTTACCTTTATACTTGGAGATATTGCAAATCCTCTTATCTTAAAAGATCATAAGGCAGATGTTATTGTTCATTTGGCATCTCAAAAAATTCCTAGATATACCAACGCTTTGCGAACATTGGACGAAAATTATTTAATGTTGCGTAATGTGGTTCATAAGTGCATACTAGATAAATCTAAAATTGTTTTTGCATCCACTTCTGATGTGTATGGAAAAAATCCTAATGTTCCATTCTCCGAAGAGTCTGATTTGGTATTAGGGCCAACTACTGTTAAACGATGGGCGTATGCATCGTCTAAACTTTACGGAGAACAGTATATTATTGCCAATAACGATGAGTATGGTTTAGACTACACAATTATGCGCTTTTTTGGTTCATACGGACCAAACCAGAATACAACTTGGTGGGGTGGGCCTCAGGCAGTTTTTATACAAAATTTTTTAGAGAAAAAGCCAATTGAAATTCATGGAGATGGAACTCAAACAAGAACATTTACGTATATCGAGGATACTATACAAGGCATAGTAAAGTGTGTATTAGACAAAAGATCCAATAATTCTATCTATAATATTGCAACTAATCCAACAGAAGAAATTACAATTGTAGAATTGGCTAAATTGATATGGAAACTAATGGGGAATGAGGAATCTAGCGTTCCACTAAGTTTTATACCGTATTCTACCTTTGGAAAATATGAAGATGTGTTGCGAAGAGTTCCGGATATTACTAAAATAAAAACCGAATTGGATTTTAATCCAAAGTATTCTTTAGCAGAAGGTTTAGCAAAAACAATTAAGTGGCAACAGGAGTTGTTTAACCAAAAATAG